A segment of the Leptolyngbya sp. NIES-3755 genome:
CACCGGAGTGGCATTTTCGATGATCGAAGGCACGATCGCGACGATAGCTAAGAAGATAGCACCTAAGAAGGTCAAACGATTCAAAACGCGCTCAACATACTCTGTAGTCGCCTTTCCAGGACGAATGCCCGGAATGCTCGATCCCATTTTCTTCAAGTTCTTCGACATATCATCTGGCTGCATGATCAGCGAAGCGTAGAAGAAACTGAAGAACAGAATCAGCACAAAGTACAAGAGATTGTGCCAAATCGAAGTTGGACCTAGATACGTACTGATGAACGTTGCGACTGCTGCATTATTGAACGTTTGAGCAATAATTACCGGAATCGTCAACACAGTTGAAGCAAAAATAATCGGCATCACGCCACCTTGATTGAGGCGGAGCGGCAGATAGCTGCTTCTTTCGAGCATCATCCGTTTTCCAACTTGCCGACGAGCGGAAATAATCGGAATTCGGCGCGTTCCTTCTTGTACGAACACGATGCCGACAACCATTGCCAAGAAGACAAGCAAGAGAATCACAACGCTACTGACAACTGCTCGATCGCCGGTTTGCGCCAAGTCAAATGCTTGCCCTAACGTATTCGGTAAAGTCGCGACAATATTGAGGAAAATCAACAGCGATGCACCGTTACCGACACCTCGTTCTGTGATCAGTTCCCCTGCCCACATCACGAACATTGATCCAGCAGTCAGAGCCAGAACCGTTTGCACCACAAAGAACGGACTCCAAGACTCAGCAAACGGACGCAGTAAGCCGATCGTTAACAAAGTACTTTGAACGATCGCCCAACCTGCCGCTGCATAGCGCGTATACTGCGAAATCTTGCGTCTTCCCGCTTCGCCTTCATTCTTCTGCAAATCTTCGAGCTTGGGTATCGCCGCTGTCAGCAGTTGAATAATAATCGAAGCGTTAATAAACGGTAGAATCCCAAGGGCGAATAGACCCAGCGTTCTCAAACCGCCTCCCGCGAATAAGTCAACGAAACTCAACGCGCTATTGCCTTGAATTGCTTGTGAAAAAGCGGCTCGATCGATGCCCGGAATCGGAATAAAGATCCCGAATCGGACGAAGATCAACATCCCGATCGTTAAAAGTAATCGTCCCCGCAGTCCAGCCGCCTGTGCCATTTGGACAAAGGTTTCCTGAGCGGTGGGCGTTCTATCTCGACTCTCGACCATAGAAGGAATTCCTCATAAGCGCAATCCGGATAGCGCGATCGCAAAATCCGATTGAATTAAAGTGGGTTTTAAGCGTTCTCACAGCACAAAATCGCGCCAGAGAGCGACGAACATCCTATATTTTAGCGGGTCACGGTGGAAGGCTGACAGAATTCGGATGACTCTGGAACTTGTGAGGACATTGTGTATACAATTAATTTATACAAGCTTGGCAAGCAGTTCTATGGATCAAACTCGTGATGTCACGATTAATATTCGCGCTACACAGAGTCAGAGAGATTTGATTGATTGTGCGGCTGAAGTTCAGGGCAAGAGTCGATCGGAATTTATGCTGGAGTCGGCATATCAGAGAGCGCAAGACGTTTTACTCGATCGCTGTTTTTTCGCATTAGATCAACAGAAATTTGAGCAATTTGAAGCGCTTCTGAATCAGCCACCTGCACCAAACGACAAGCTGCGTAATCTCCTAAACACAAAAGCGCCGTGGGAATAGAGCAGCTTCGTCCACCTGAGAGAATCCGTTCATCTTATCAGTTTGAGGACTTCGATTCTGGGAACAGTCAACTAAACGACTGGCTAACGCGCCGCGCCTTGAAGAATGAGGCAGAAGGAGCCTCTCGAACCTACGTGTTATGTGAGGGCGAAACGGTTGTTGCGTATTACTGTCTTTCCAATGGCAGCATTGCACAATCTGAGGCGACAGGTCGAATTCGTCGGAATATGCCTGATCCGATTCCGGTTATGGTGATTGGACGATTAGCCGTCGATCGACAATGGCAAGGAAAAGGAATCGGACGTGCTCTGCTTCGAGATGCAATTTTAAGAACGCTACAAGCCGCGGAAATTGCAGGCATTCGAGCAATTCTGGTTCATGCGATTTCAGAAGAAGCCAAACAGTTTTATCAGAAATGCGGGTTTACAGTTTCACCGAGCAATGAGATGACTTTGATGATTCGGGTGCAAGATGCGATCGCGTCGCTTGAGCCGATGTGAAAACTCTCTTTCACACCCGCTTGACCGGATCTCCGATCTACCGAAATTACTTCTAGAAGTGCTAACTTAAGGTGAGTCTGTGAAGCCCCGACATTCTTGCTACTTTGAACGATTAGGTTTCTAATTTTGCCCTTCAAGATTCTAAAGTTCATCGTTAGCAGCCTCAGAGAATACCAATTAGTTCAACCAGACCAACAACTTGGAGATAAATTATGGGCTTCAAAGTAAAACCAAAGCACATGCTGAAGTTTGCGGTTAAGGCGGCTCCAATCGCTGTCTTAGTCGCTGAGACTGCATTTCCTCAAGTGAAAGCCGTAAAGGTTGCGACGACAGTTGTGAAGGTTTTGCTCTAATCCTAGACAGAGCCAACGCATAACTCGATTCAACTATGGGTGAAGATAACTTCTTCACCCTTTTATTTGCGATTTGCGGTTTTTGAAGACGAACAAATAGAATGCGATCGCTGCCCACACGATCAGATTGGTGATACACAAGATAGTACAATTGAACAGCTTCTCGTGATGGCGAAAAATGCGGCGTGACCCTCTGTTCTACAAACTGTTTCAGCAATCCCCAGACCTTTTGTTTCAACTGATCAATCAACAACCAGAGAACGCAGAAGACTATCGATTTGATTCGGTCGCGGTCAAAGAACCGAAATTCGAGATTGATGGCGTATTCCTGCCACCTGAAGGCGCTGAACCTGGAGTCGTCTATTTCTGCGAAGTGCAATTCCAAAAAGATGAAGAACTCTACGAGCGATTGATCAGCGAATCTGCGTTGTATTTCTATCGCAATCGTGCCCGATTTTCAGATTGGCAAGCGGTTGTCATTTATCCGTTTCGCAGTACTGAACAAAGCGAGACTCATCCGTTCCGATCGATATTGAACTCTGAGCAATTCCATCGCATTTATCTGGATGAATTGGGAGATCCAGAAACGTTGCCATTGTCGATCGCGGCAGTTGTGTTAACGATCGTAGAACCAGAAGAAGCGCCGGAAGTCGCTCGATCGTTAGTATCACGTGTAGAACAAGAGCTATTCACACCCAGAGAAAGGCGCGACATAATAGACATCATCACCTCAATCCTGGTGTACAAATTTGCAACCTTAAGTCAAGCGGAGATTAGAGTAATGTTAGGAATTGATTTATCTGAAGAACCTCGTGCGATTCGAGAAGCAAAAGAGGAAGGCAGAGAGGAAGGCAGAGAGGAAGGCAGAGAAGAACAAGCGATCGCGCTGATTACCCGGCAATTAACGCGGCGATTTCGACAAGAACTGTCAGAAGAAATACGATCGCAGTTCACGACTCTCCCACTTTCGGCATTGGAGAAACTCGGCGAGGATTTGCTTGATTTTGAAAGCATCAGCGATTTAGAAAATTGGCTTACTGAATATGAGTAATGCCGATCGCTACAAGTTACTCTGATTCTTTCCAGCGATCGACACCGACACAATCAATCTCAAATTGATCTAACGCCCGCGCCACGACAAAATCGACTAGATCTCCGATCGCGCTTTTTCATTCTGATTCGCCGACTGTTTGCAAAACTTCGGCATAAAGTCGTGCATCAATCCAAAAACCAACCCGTTCAATGAGCGCATCAAGTAATGGCTTTACCTCTTGAATCAAGTTATTTCGTTTTGCAGCAACGAGAATTCCTAACACTCCTGTGACTTGTAACCCGACTCGCATTGCAGCGGCTCTGCCTAATCGCTCATCCATCAGCAGGCGATCGACATTCAACTCGACAGATAAAGCGATCGCTTCGGCTTCACCCGGATCGAGTTCGGCTCTTAACGTATCGACAAATGCTTGATTGATCGCAGATCGCGTTTTGATCCAGGTCAAGGTCGGTACAACTCTGGCACTTGCATCCGTATTCCCTACATCCGTGATTTCGTTAAAAACAGTTGTTGGAATCACAATCTCACCGTAGAGTTGGCGAAGTAAATCGAGATGACCGATGGCAGATAGATAAAAGATCGGCGAAGTATTGCTAACAACGATCATCGCCAATCGTTTGCCTCTAGCGTTTTCAAGTCTTGGCGAAAATCTTCAACATCATAATGAATCGGTATTTTACGACTACCCAAGATTCGCTGAAACTCTAACTGATTCATGCCTGCAAACTGGCTGGCTGTGCCTAGGGTAATCTTCTCCTGTTGAAATAGCAAAATCGCAATTTCTAATTTGAGATCAGTTTCGGAAATCTGCGCCGTTTGTAGAAATTCATCAGGAATGACTAAACTCATGATTTTAAGTTCTAGATATTCGATTAGTTTGACTCGTTACTCAGTTTCTTTCCAGCGATCGACACCCACACAATCAATCTCAAACTGATCCAACGCCCGCGCCACAACAAAATCGACTAAATCTTCGATCGATTTCGGATTGTGATACCAAGCAGGAATCGCTGGAACAATTCGCGCTCCCGCTTCCGCCAACGTCGTTAGATTGCGTAAATGAATCAAACTAAACGGCGTTTCACGCGGCACAATTACCAATTTCCGCCCTTCTTTAAGCTGCACATCTGCCGCCCGTTCGAGCAAATCAGAGCTTAATCCTGCCGCAAGTTTCCCGACCGTACTCATGCTGCAAGGAATCACGAGCATTCCTAAAGTACGAAATGAACCACTCGCAATATTTGCACCGACATCGCCCCAAGGATGACAGGTGAGTTTTCCACCAAATTCGACTCCAGCTTGAGAACGCCAGAATTGTTCTTGCTGAACGGGTTCCGGGGGCATTCGGATATTGAGTTCGGATTGCCAAACCATGTAGGTCGCTTTCGAGGCGACAAGCTCGATCGAGTAATCCGCTGACAAAAGATACTTCAAGGCGCGAACTGCATAAATCAGCCCCGAAGCCCCGGAAACCCCAATAATCAAAGGACGTTTAACCACAGCGATACCCTAGATAAAAAATGCGGGTGTGTTATCCCGCACCTTCTATTATTCCTCACCAAATTCCTCATCGGGAGGTTCAGGCTGGAAGTCCGATCGCTCTTCTTCAAAGTCTTCGTCGGTCGCTTCACTGCCACCACCAACGGCAATTAAATCGATTTGCTGGCGGTAGTAATCGACACTCTTGACTTGGACTTCGATACGATCGCCTAATCGGTATTGTTTGCGATTCTTGCGACCGACGAGCGTTTGCTGGCGCGATCGAAATTCGTACCAGTCATCTTTGAGCGAACTGACGTGAACAAGACCTTCGACTAAGAGTTCTTCGAGTTCCACGAATAATCCGTAAGATTGAACTCCGGTGATTAAACCGTGGAAAACTTCGCCTGTGCGCTCTTTCATCAATTCAGCTTTCTTCAAGCCTTCCAGGTCGTTCTCAGCATCTTGAGCGATTTTCTCACGTTCGGTTAAGTGAACCACGACGGCTTTGAAATGGCTTTCGAGTTCTTGATGCAAATCGGTTGGCAGAACGTTCCAGTTAATTTGACCGTGACAGGAACTATGGCGCAGATCGACGCTGTCTTTCACTCGTGAAGAACGTCGATCGCGTCCTTCCTCGAACACGGCATGAAGCGCTCGGTGCACCAGCAAGTCTGGATAACGGCGAACCGGAGACGTGAAATGGGTATAACCTTCATCCAACGCTAAACCAAAATGCGCTTTCGGCTCGGTGCTGTAGAAAGCGGGCTTCATCGTTGAAAGTAGCAAGTAAGTGAGAACTCGTTCTGCGTTCGATTCAGCAAACGCATGAGTGAAGTTTTGATAGTCCTGGGGGCGAACTTCTTCCTCTTGTTCGAGCTTCAGTTCGATTCCCATACTGACCGCGAGTTTGACCAGTTCTTGCACTTCTTCGAGATCAGGCGTGGGATGCACTCGATATACGCTTGGGATTCCTAACGCTTTTAAGTGAGAAGCCACGGTCTGATTCGCGAGTAACATTAACTCAACGATCATCGAGTGAATCGGGAGCGTGGAAGAAACGACCACCGCACCGAGAACACCTTCATCGTCGTAGTGGAATTTGCTAAAGGTGAATTTTCCAGCTTCTTCTGGTGATTCAGAACCGTCTGGACGAGCGTAGATTTTCTCAGGCAAATTCAACTCAAACGCGCCTCGTTTGCGGCGTTGATCTTTGATCGCGTGACTTAATCGATCGAGTTGTGCCAACAGTTCAAAAATCGGCTCGAATTCTTTCAGTTCTTCGGTATGCTGATCGGCTAAAATCGCCTCTGCTTGTTCATAACTCAGTTTGTAATCGACTTGAATCACAGTGGGCTGAATCTCAAACTCCGTCACTTGTCCAGATTCGTCCAGCGTAATCAAGACCGAAATTGCAAGTCGATCTTTTCCAGGTTGCAGCGAACAGAGATTTTGGGTCAATTGTTCCGGCAGCATCGGAATGACCAACTCACCTAAATAAGCTGAAGTTCCGCGTCGTTGAGCTTCTCGATCGAGGGATGATCCAGATTCGACATACCGTGCCACATCTGCGATATGAATCCCCAATCGCCAATTTCCTGCCTTCGTTTTCTCCAGCGTGATCGCATCATCTGCGGTATCTTCGCTGCTGGCTTTAATTGTCAATGTCGTTAATCCACGCAGATCAACGCGCATTTTCATTTCTGGTTTCGTCACCTTACTCGGTAACTCTTTTGCGGCTGCGAGAACGTTTTCCGAAAACTCGCGGGGCAAATCATGTTTGCAGCAAACGATATCAATATCTGCCGCGTCATCATCTGCGCCTAAAACCTTCGCAACTTTACCTAGAGGAGAATACTGTCCGATCGGGTAACGTTTGATCTGCACATGCGCCAAATGATCGATCGCTTCATCGAGCGTTAATCCGTTTTCGTTCACTTGCAATTCAAACAACAAGCGATCGTCCAACGGAACGGCTCGAAATTCCCCGGTTTCGCTCTTTTTAATTCGAGCTAGAACCGACGGATTCGCCCGTTCTAAAATCAGTCGAACTTCACCTTCGGGACTGCGACGACGACTGCCTTCTTTCGTCACCCGAACTAAAACGCGATCGCCATTCCAGGCATGATTCAATTGACTCTCACGGATATAGATATCTTCAGAGCCTTCCGTATCCTGAATCGCGAAACAGAACCCTTTGCTCGAACAACGTAACTTTCCTTCAACTACGCCATCTTCGGTCATTCGGCGATATTTTCCGCGTTCTTTCACCAAGACCCCGATCTTTTCGAGCGCATCCAACGCAATCTGGAGGCGGCGCAGGCTCGGTTCGTCGTTACACTCCAGCTTTTTCTCTAAAGCTTTGGGAGCGACTAATTTATCGTCTGTGAAGTTAGCAAGTAACTCAGCGATCGAGAATTCCATGAAGCGATTTGTCCTCGTGTGTTGAACAGAGTGGTCGGGGGGTTCGTCTTGTTGTCGTCGCTCGATCGCGTTGCGTTTGAGGCAGTCCTCTTACTGGCTGATTCACGATCGACCACTCAACAAGCCGATGAGTTTCCCAGTTTTAGCAGATGGGAGCGCTGCGAACGGGTGCAGGTGGCTGATAGGAAGAGGGGTGAAGCTCCGAAGTTGACCAAAATCAACGGTTTCGGAAGTTCGGTTTCCACATAAGAACACGCTGCATTGAGATTGCCGAATGTTGCCAAGATGCAATTCACCACTGCGATTGGGATGAAGTCACTTCTTTCTGCGCGGTAGCCATGCGCTACACAACAAACGCGATCTCTTTTCTATTCTTACTCAGGTTGGGCATGTTGAAACATCGATATTGTGCGATCGAGCTTCGGTTGTGATGGAATGGGATCGATTTCAGGGTAAAAACTTGGGGAAAGGTGACGAAAATCGCGATCGTTGTAAGTAAACTTTGTGAGTAATGCAACAAAATCGGCTTGTAAGTGAGAAAAATCGTTTCTGTCGTTACGAACATCGTGCTGGATCTTACGAATATTGTTTCTGTCGTCACGAACGTCGCGCTAGATCTGACAAACGTTATGTTCGATTCAACGAATACGATTTTTGAGCTTGATTCGTCTGCGGTTTTCTACTCGTTCCTCGATCGCGAACTTAGGCTATAGTGCGAGGACAGATTGAAGAACGCGAACGCAATGAGAAGACTCAAACAATTCATGGGCTGGATTCTGGTCAGCCTCGTTTTATTTAGCTGTTCTGCACCCGTACAGGCAGACTCGAATATTGATCCGAAGTTTGAAGCACAAGTTTTAGAAGTGATTAAGAAGAATCCACAAGCCATTATGGATTCTGTGCAGGCTTACCAACGCGCTCAACAAGACGATCAGCGCAAAGCACAACAATCCTTCATTCAGGAATTGCAGCAGAATCCCAAAGCGGTAATTGCACAGTCTCCAACGAAGGGCAAAGGAAATACAGTCTTAGTCGAATTCTCTGATTTTCAATGTCCGTATTGTCAGGCAGCAGCGGGAACCGTTCGCCAGTTTGTGACAAAAAACAGCGATCGAGTCACACTGGTTTATAAGCATTTACCGTTAACGAGCATTCACGCTCAAGCACTTCCGGCAGCGAAGGCAGCTTGGGCAGCCGGACAGCAAGGAAAATTCTGGGAATTTCATGATGGCTTGTTCGCGCAGCAGAAAGAAATTGGAGAGCCACTGTTTGCAAGTTTGGCGAAAAGCTTGAAATTGGATGGGGCGCGGTTCGATCGCGATCGCAATTCCAAAGCAGCAGAAGCCGCAGTCAATCAAGACATTCAACTGGCTGACAAACTCGGCATTAATGGCACTCCATTTTTTGTGATGAATGGTCGTGTATTCTCTGGAGATGTGGAACTCGCTGCATTAGAGCAAGTTCTCAATCAAGCGCAATAGATGGAAGTGAGAAGTGAACATGAAACGATGGATGTCTTGGCTGTGTGCGGTTCCTGTTGTGGTTTCGGTTTCAACGAGTGCAATGGCACAAACGCCTAATCGAGCGTATGCTCCGATTCCGTTGACACCAGGAAGAGAAGTGAACGATCGCTTATCCGATGCGGATATTCCCACGGGGCAAGGCAACTTTGCGCGGGATTATATTGTGCAATTGCAGGCAGGGGATCAAATTGCGATCGACTTATCTTCGGATAGTTTCGATACGATCGTGATGTTGATGACGACGAATGGATCGACTGTGGCAGAGAACGATGATGGACCGGATGGGACGACAAATTCGTTACTGTTTACTCGGATTACTCGAACTGGAAACTATATTGTTCGAGTGAGAGCGTTTGGAGAAACCGCAGGCGGACCGTTCAAACTGAGACTGACGCGATTGAGACCTGTGCAGTAGATTGAGCGGCTTCGTTGTTATCGGCTAATGCCCCCTAAATCCCCCAAATTTGGGGGACTTTGAGTGAGAAAAGAGTTCAGAATTCCAGAAATTTCCAATTCTTCAAAATCCCCCAGAATGGGGGATTTAGGGGGCGACCCCCGGATAGTCTGAACCCAAAATCTTTGATAACTCAAACAATGAGAGGCGATCCAATTTCGGATCGCCTCTCATTGTTTAAACCAATTAAAAAATAGTGTCGCTAAACCGCTTCAAAGTTCTTCTCACCAGTCCGAATCCGAACCACCTGATCCACTGGAGTGATGAAGATCTTACCGTCTCCAATTTCCCCAGTTCGAGCAGCAACGATGATTTTATCAACCACCATATCCACTTGATCATCTTCGACCACGATTTCAATTTTGAGCTTCTGTAAAAACTCAACCGTGTATTCAGATCCCCGGTAACGCTCAGTTTGACCCTTCTGCCGTCCAAAACCTCGGACTTCAGAAACCGTCATCCCGACGATTCCGGCGTTGACTAATGCAATTTTGACTTCATCGAGTTTAAATGGGCGAACAATCGCTTCAACCTTTTTCAAGCGCTTACACTCCTTATCCTAATTTCTATCGTTCGGGCATGACACTATCTATCATTGTTCACAAAAGGAATTTTGTAACAACGAATACGATCGACATTTTGCCTACCCGATCGTAGTGCTGTTTCCGAGTTTCGCATAGGCATCTAGAAATCGGAATTCCCTGGTAGCAATTCGTAATTTGAGTGTTACGAATCAAGACGTTATTTAGACGAAGGAGCTAACAAGGGACGCACCAACAAGAAGCCTGCACCAAAAGCACTGACAACGATTAAGCCAATGACGACTGCTAGCATCCAGCCATTGAGTTCGATGTAAGAATCTTTCTCTGGCTTGATCTTGCGACGAGGTTTGCTGTCTTGCTCGATGATTAGCTTTTCTTCGATCGGTTCAAGCGGCTTCAGTTCCAAATGGGGCGGAATGGGTTCAGCCATCGGTTCCGCTGGCATCCGAGGCGGCATCACAGGAATTTGAAAGGTCGGCTCTTCAAGGGTGAGATCAACACGAGGAGCAGGCGAATTAGATGGAGCCGACGCAGGCTGAATCGCATTTGAGAACTTGCGAAGCTGAAGGGCTGCCTGTACTGTCTTTTCAATCTCTTGACGCAATTGTTGATTTTGTTGAGCCAACTTCTGATTTTCAGTTTTCATTGACTCCATTGCGGTTTTGGTTGCCTGAAGTTCAGCAACGACTTCGCGATACACCGAGATTGGAACAGCAGGGGAATATCCAACCGACGATGTTGAGGGCAAGTTAACCGATCGAGGTGGCGTTTTTTGCGTCATGGGGTTCATATCTGTAAAAGTAATCTGAAAAAGCGGAACTTGGTAATGCCCTCAGAATAGCTGCAATTGAAGCAATCAACGCACTTTTAGTCAAGTTATTTGTGGAAAAATTTTCATTTGGGGATCGATTTCGGGGATTGCTGAGAGAATCACAAAAAAATTACAAAAAGCGATCGCGCATCCGTGCAAATTCGATTGCTAAGATCGATCAGGTTATTTTCTCTAAATCCACCATGACACAAGCGCAAGAACACCCGGAAGTGAAGTACGGGGAACGCCTGATCGAAGAAGGCAAGTTAATCACTTTTCCCAATCCAAGACCGGGACGACGCTATACGATTTCGATTACACTGCCTGAGTTTACGTGCAAATGTCCGTTCTCTGGCTATCCCGATTTCGGTACGATTTACGTGAATTACGTACCGGATCAGCGGGTGGTGGAATTGAAAGCGATCAAGCTGTACATCAATAGCTACCGCGATCGCTATATTTCTCACGAAGAAGCCGCGAACCAAATTCTCGATGATCTTGTCGAAGCTTGCAATCCGCTAGAAGTCACTATCAGAGCGGATTATACGCCGCGTGGTAATGTTCACACCGTTGTCGAAGTGACTCATCAGAAACAAGCATAGTTCTCACGCAAACTCCGGAATAGAAACTTGGGCAGACTAGCGCTGACGTTTCTATTCCCATTCCCGTGAATTCACCTGTTAAGTCCTCCTCAAATCGCTTCCTTGAATTAGATGTACTGCGCGGAATTGCGGCATTCAGCGTGGTTTTGTTTCACTACACAAGCCAGTATGCCACGCTGTTTCAGCATTCCTCGGCGCTAGGGTTCTACTTTGCGATCGGGCGACATGGTGTGGAATTATTTTTCATGATTAGCGGCTTTGTGATTTTGATGTCGATCGAACGCACCAAGCGCGGACTCGATTTTGTCGTGGGACGGGTGGCGCGATTGTATCCAGCGTATTGGATCGCGATCGCATTAACCAGTAGTGTGATGGCAATCGCTCAAGTTTCGACTCTGCAAGTGAAGCCGATCGAGATTTTGATCAATCTCACGATGATTCAGGGATTTTTCAAGCTTCCCCACGTTGATGATGTGTATTGGACGCTTCAATTGGAGTTGTGCTTTTACGGGTTGATGTTTGCGGTGTATCGGCTGCAATGGCTCAAACAGATTGAAAAAGTTGTCGTCGTTTGGGTGTCGATCGCAGCGTATTTAGCGTTTAAGACTTATACAGCGCGATGGGGCGCGATCGT
Coding sequences within it:
- a CDS encoding putative acyltransferase (similar to AA sequence:cyanobase_aa:NIES39_N00190); its protein translation is MNSPVKSSSNRFLELDVLRGIAAFSVVLFHYTSQYATLFQHSSALGFYFAIGRHGVELFFMISGFVILMSIERTKRGLDFVVGRVARLYPAYWIAIALTSSVMAIAQVSTLQVKPIEILINLTMIQGFFKLPHVDDVYWTLQLELCFYGLMFAVYRLQWLKQIEKVVVVWVSIAAYLAFKTYTARWGAIVEVPEFSGSVGSMPLMIAGGKLNLVAELREFFREAFLFKYAHLFTLGIVLYRVKQTGLTWQRGATIAVCILMQKIAYSSETSWETTGFVAAFVVVFYLAIQGYLKWICVKPLIFLGTISYSLYLVHQNIGYAMIRSLYQINVNPNLSILMTTIAMMLIATGITFGVERPALKWIRDRYELWKLHELNS
- a CDS encoding 7-cyano-7-deazaguanine reductase (similar to AA sequence:cyanobase_aa:LBDG_34020), which gives rise to MTQAQEHPEVKYGERLIEEGKLITFPNPRPGRRYTISITLPEFTCKCPFSGYPDFGTIYVNYVPDQRVVELKAIKLYINSYRDRYISHEEAANQILDDLVEACNPLEVTIRADYTPRGNVHTVVEVTHQKQA
- a CDS encoding hypothetical protein (hypothetical protein MC7420_8120;~similar to AA sequence:cyanobase_aa:LBDG_34010) gives rise to the protein MTQKTPPRSVNLPSTSSVGYSPAVPISVYREVVAELQATKTAMESMKTENQKLAQQNQQLRQEIEKTVQAALQLRKFSNAIQPASAPSNSPAPRVDLTLEEPTFQIPVMPPRMPAEPMAEPIPPHLELKPLEPIEEKLIIEQDSKPRRKIKPEKDSYIELNGWMLAVVIGLIVVSAFGAGFLLVRPLLAPSSK